A part of Methanorbis furvi genomic DNA contains:
- a CDS encoding biotin--[acetyl-CoA-carboxylase] ligase produces MTVKESVLRVLEERRGSFVSGEDLATTLGVSRSAVWKAVKSLEAEGHSVTAVTNKGYCLDALSDILSQEGIRPWLLPKYQQLPIIIHKRTGSTNDDAKALAVAGAVHGTMVLAEEQTAGKGRLGRSFYSPKNSGIYLSVVLRPELLFTDAVLITTAAAVAVCRAVEEMTDQTPEIKWVNDVFVDGRKVCGILCEAVSGFESGRVECVVVGIGINVSASEFPEEIRSVAGSLFEENPGFSRNRLAAVVANHLFTLSETMTDRSFLDEYRRRSMILGKPIRFLEKGEWHDAVAVAVDDSGGLVVETAAGRRTLSSGEVSVRAV; encoded by the coding sequence ATGACGGTGAAAGAGTCTGTCCTCCGTGTTCTTGAAGAGAGACGGGGATCGTTTGTTTCAGGCGAGGATCTTGCGACGACTCTCGGGGTGTCAAGGTCTGCTGTGTGGAAGGCGGTGAAGTCGCTTGAGGCAGAAGGGCACTCGGTTACTGCGGTGACGAACAAGGGCTACTGTCTTGACGCCCTGTCAGATATTTTGTCGCAGGAGGGTATCCGCCCCTGGCTGCTGCCGAAGTATCAGCAGCTGCCGATCATCATTCACAAACGTACCGGCTCAACGAATGATGATGCAAAAGCTCTTGCGGTTGCAGGAGCAGTTCACGGAACTATGGTACTCGCTGAAGAGCAGACCGCAGGCAAGGGAAGGCTTGGCAGATCTTTTTACTCGCCGAAAAATTCCGGCATCTATCTGAGTGTGGTTTTGCGGCCCGAACTTTTGTTTACAGACGCTGTGCTGATCACGACTGCTGCGGCGGTTGCGGTCTGTCGGGCGGTTGAGGAGATGACGGATCAGACTCCTGAGATCAAATGGGTGAACGATGTGTTTGTCGATGGCCGAAAAGTCTGCGGGATTTTGTGCGAGGCGGTCAGCGGGTTTGAGTCAGGCCGCGTTGAGTGCGTGGTGGTTGGTATCGGGATCAATGTTTCTGCATCAGAGTTTCCTGAGGAGATTCGTTCTGTTGCAGGATCATTGTTTGAGGAAAATCCGGGGTTTTCCCGCAACCGTCTTGCGGCGGTTGTTGCAAATCATCTCTTCACTCTCTCAGAGACGATGACCGACCGGTCGTTTCTTGATGAGTATCGGAGAAGATCCATGATTCTTGGAAAACCGATCCGGTTTTTGGAAAAAGGAGAATGGCATGATGCGGTCGCGGTCGCGGTGGATGACTCGGGCGGCCTTGTGGTGGAGACTGCTGCCGGACGACGGACGCTTTCCTCGGGCGAGGTCAGTGTTCGTGCTGTATGA
- a CDS encoding thiamine pyrophosphate-dependent enzyme: protein MTEIPKEEMLLKCPSTCAGCGSLLALRYILKAAGKDTVLVIPACCNSVIQGVYPYMLHTVPVYNIAFAAAAACASGMSEAFRAVGKKTNVIVYAGDGGTADIGIQALSGALERGEDFLYICYDNEAYGNTGMQRSGATPLGAITTTTPNGKTVNKKDLDRIIEAHNLPYQATACASYPADIYNKVKKALSIPGPKFIHILAPCPPGWRTPSEKTVEIGKMAVKSGIWVLWEKEYDKFTISAPSRAAMKKPSPVADYLKAQGRFRKVDDATAAKIQAQVDKNLKKIAAEAAYSEENA from the coding sequence ATGACGGAAATTCCAAAAGAGGAGATGCTGTTAAAATGTCCGTCCACCTGTGCCGGGTGCGGATCTTTGCTGGCACTTCGCTATATTCTGAAGGCCGCAGGAAAGGATACGGTTCTCGTAATTCCTGCCTGCTGCAACAGTGTCATTCAGGGAGTCTATCCCTACATGCTGCACACAGTCCCTGTGTATAACATCGCCTTTGCAGCTGCTGCTGCCTGCGCCTCAGGAATGAGTGAGGCATTCAGAGCAGTTGGAAAAAAGACCAACGTCATCGTGTACGCAGGCGACGGAGGAACCGCTGACATCGGCATTCAGGCTCTGTCCGGTGCACTGGAGCGCGGAGAGGACTTCTTGTACATCTGCTACGACAACGAAGCATACGGCAACACCGGTATGCAACGCTCGGGAGCAACACCGCTTGGTGCAATCACCACAACAACCCCGAACGGTAAGACGGTCAACAAAAAAGATCTCGACAGAATCATCGAAGCACACAACCTGCCCTACCAGGCAACCGCATGTGCATCGTACCCTGCTGACATCTACAACAAAGTCAAGAAGGCTCTCTCAATTCCGGGACCGAAATTTATCCACATCTTAGCTCCCTGCCCGCCGGGCTGGAGAACACCGTCCGAGAAGACGGTTGAGATCGGAAAAATGGCGGTCAAGTCCGGTATCTGGGTACTCTGGGAAAAAGAGTACGACAAGTTCACCATCAGCGCACCGTCACGCGCAGCAATGAAAAAGCCCTCGCCGGTTGCTGACTATCTGAAAGCGCAGGGACGATTCCGCAAAGTGGACGACGCAACCGCCGCAAAGATTCAGGCACAGGTTGACAAAAACCTGAAAAAGATCGCAGCAGAAGCTGCCTACTCGGAGGAAAACGCATGA
- a CDS encoding transketolase C-terminal domain-containing protein: MSDKLVMSTGNKAMAAAVKMVKPTVVAAYPITPQTEVIEAIAEYVGGGEMDARYIPVESEHSAMTACIGASITGIRVFTATSSHGLLYMHEMLHWAAGARLPIVMGQINRTLAPGWNIWAEHSDALSQRDTGWLQVYVSTVQEAYDATIMAFRIAEDNRVLLPVMINMDGFLLSHIMQPFEMTEPGDFVPQISLPHKIDVNDPKGYGAMSPSDIHFTFRHDMEKAMRASRTVIAETEAAFAKRFGRSYAPIEEYLCDDADVVIVAMGTLGKEAEVAADILRKEGVKAGVMRIRWLRPFPIDMKIEGKDLVVIDRDYSFGFGGVVAGEIQARYPQAKIASVIAGLGGQEVTYEDMATFVRTRKVGTEFWFGIPSEEQ; this comes from the coding sequence ATGAGCGATAAACTGGTGATGTCAACCGGCAACAAGGCCATGGCAGCTGCCGTGAAGATGGTGAAGCCGACCGTGGTCGCAGCGTATCCGATCACCCCGCAGACCGAAGTCATCGAAGCAATTGCAGAGTACGTGGGCGGCGGCGAGATGGATGCCAGATACATTCCGGTCGAGTCAGAGCACTCGGCAATGACCGCATGTATCGGAGCATCGATTACTGGCATCCGCGTGTTCACCGCAACAAGCTCGCACGGACTGCTCTACATGCATGAGATGCTGCACTGGGCAGCAGGCGCAAGACTTCCAATCGTGATGGGCCAGATCAATCGAACGCTCGCCCCCGGATGGAACATCTGGGCCGAACACTCTGACGCTCTCTCGCAGCGCGACACCGGATGGCTTCAGGTGTATGTGTCAACAGTTCAGGAAGCATACGATGCAACGATCATGGCGTTCAGAATCGCAGAGGACAACCGTGTTCTCCTGCCGGTGATGATCAACATGGATGGGTTCCTGCTCTCCCACATCATGCAGCCGTTCGAGATGACCGAGCCCGGAGACTTTGTTCCGCAGATCTCTCTGCCGCATAAGATCGATGTGAATGATCCAAAAGGTTACGGCGCAATGTCACCATCTGACATTCACTTCACGTTCCGTCATGACATGGAAAAAGCAATGCGTGCATCACGCACTGTGATTGCAGAGACCGAAGCCGCGTTTGCCAAACGTTTCGGCAGAAGCTATGCTCCGATCGAAGAGTATCTCTGTGATGATGCGGATGTTGTGATCGTTGCAATGGGAACTCTTGGTAAAGAAGCAGAGGTCGCCGCAGATATCCTCAGAAAAGAGGGAGTCAAGGCAGGCGTAATGCGCATCCGCTGGCTGCGTCCATTCCCGATTGATATGAAGATCGAAGGAAAGGATCTGGTAGTGATCGACCGTGACTACTCGTTTGGTTTCGGCGGTGTTGTTGCCGGAGAGATTCAGGCACGCTACCCGCAGGCAAAAATTGCAAGCGTGATCGCCGGTCTCGGCGGTCAGGAAGTGACATATGAGGATATGGCGACCTTTGTTCGCACGCGGAAAGTCGGTACCGAGTTCTGGTTCGGTATTCCTTCGGAGGAGCAGTAA
- a CDS encoding 2-oxoacid:acceptor oxidoreductase family protein, with the protein MYEIRIHSRGGQGGVTAARMMAAAAVKDGKFATACPFYGAERRGAPIVSFVRIDDSPVRIYSQIKKPDMIIILDPTVMDTVNVLDGLKEGGSIFINTHEDVQFPKQFTVHKADLTGIALRENLVVAGSPILNTPVIGALAKLGLFTPESGTKSITETFADPRNVAAAKEAYKEVK; encoded by the coding sequence ATGTACGAGATTCGTATTCACTCACGCGGCGGCCAGGGCGGTGTGACCGCAGCACGGATGATGGCAGCAGCAGCCGTGAAAGACGGCAAGTTTGCAACAGCCTGCCCGTTCTATGGAGCAGAGCGTCGCGGTGCACCGATCGTATCGTTTGTTCGGATTGATGATTCTCCGGTCAGAATCTACTCCCAGATCAAAAAACCTGACATGATCATCATCCTTGACCCGACCGTCATGGACACCGTAAATGTGCTGGACGGTCTGAAGGAGGGCGGTTCGATCTTCATCAACACGCATGAGGATGTGCAGTTTCCAAAACAGTTCACCGTGCACAAAGCAGACCTGACCGGAATTGCACTCCGCGAGAATCTGGTTGTTGCCGGAAGTCCGATTCTGAACACGCCGGTAATTGGAGCTCTGGCAAAACTCGGACTCTTTACGCCTGAGTCAGGAACAAAATCCATTACCGAGACGTTTGCCGATCCGAGAAATGTTGCGGCGGCAAAGGAAGCATACAAAGAGGTGAAGTAA
- a CDS encoding 4Fe-4S binding protein, producing MAMPKMTISVPKEGAAGLTGSWRTFRPVVNRDICNHCGICAMFCPDAVIDPDNEEIDLIYCKGCGICANECPKKCIVMVREEH from the coding sequence ATGGCGATGCCGAAGATGACGATCAGTGTTCCAAAGGAAGGGGCAGCAGGGCTTACCGGTTCATGGCGGACGTTCCGTCCTGTGGTGAACCGCGATATCTGCAACCACTGCGGTATCTGTGCAATGTTCTGTCCTGATGCAGTAATCGACCCTGACAACGAGGAGATCGATTTAATCTACTGCAAAGGATGCGGCATTTGTGCAAACGAGTGCCCGAAGAAATGTATTGTAATGGTGAGAGAAGAGCACTAA
- a CDS encoding cache domain-containing protein has product MYTIANLRTAGRVLMIVLLAVLLLTAGCIDTRETPLPDVVTEEMNETFSIVYEHVQFSMDAMGRDVENTAVSQSGYSYTDPFLNSSLQKLRQTYPWAQWAVRYDRNSTVVAGYPVYGADTPYLRDSSVTENAFADTGYLLSQPKINTKGMDLMSVSAPVYTSSGEYDGYVTLEIDPWMYTQQMMRETNYPGYQIWMIDASGVVYSSPEGIGTGENVLISPVFADSKHAEIIQNIQTVPEGVTFGKGYDSAYIRMIEKVFLWKSMQTGGKNITVIMTEPVEEVPVVYYAADNNLTSMKDIATNVFSYAESNGQEKTLAALSDPKSRFILEDGAVFAYDVNGTLLANTERDELIGESFLNYHDGYGVETIQLLIRRSSQGGGYVPYYYPVNGELGENTALLCLIYVQPVNETWFIGAVQPLSSTPVPYNISKRDEALDNVLTAFTYLEENGKDATLAAFMDPEDIFLKQGIRMYAVDRNGTILSDGKRPYNVGKNGFFFIDRYGGSQSRIGEMTGMNGGGYMLSLHDAPNGGIRVVLEYIKQVDDEWVIGTTVELGTVAETV; this is encoded by the coding sequence ATGTATACGATAGCTAACTTACGAACTGCCGGAAGAGTACTGATGATAGTTCTCCTTGCAGTACTGCTCCTCACCGCAGGATGCATCGATACCCGGGAGACCCCGCTGCCGGATGTTGTAACCGAGGAGATGAACGAAACTTTTTCCATCGTATATGAGCATGTCCAGTTTTCAATGGATGCCATGGGAAGAGACGTGGAAAACACGGCAGTCAGCCAGTCAGGATATTCGTATACGGATCCGTTTTTGAACTCCTCGCTTCAGAAACTGCGTCAGACCTACCCCTGGGCACAGTGGGCTGTCCGGTATGACCGCAACAGTACGGTGGTTGCCGGATATCCGGTGTATGGAGCTGACACGCCGTATCTGCGTGACTCATCAGTTACCGAAAACGCATTTGCAGATACTGGTTATCTGTTGTCGCAGCCGAAGATCAATACAAAAGGAATGGATCTCATGTCCGTGTCTGCTCCGGTATATACGAGCAGCGGCGAGTACGACGGATATGTAACTCTCGAGATTGATCCATGGATGTATACTCAGCAGATGATGCGGGAGACAAACTATCCCGGGTACCAGATCTGGATGATTGATGCATCAGGAGTAGTCTACAGCTCTCCGGAAGGGATTGGAACCGGAGAAAATGTTCTGATTAGTCCGGTATTTGCAGACTCGAAACATGCAGAGATCATACAAAATATTCAAACCGTTCCTGAAGGAGTGACGTTCGGGAAAGGATATGATTCGGCGTACATCCGCATGATTGAGAAAGTGTTTCTCTGGAAGAGTATGCAGACAGGCGGCAAAAACATCACCGTTATAATGACAGAACCAGTCGAAGAGGTTCCGGTTGTGTATTACGCAGCAGACAATAATCTTACGTCCATGAAAGACATTGCGACCAATGTCTTCAGTTATGCTGAGAGTAACGGTCAGGAGAAGACGCTTGCGGCACTTAGTGATCCAAAAAGCAGATTTATTCTGGAGGATGGAGCGGTGTTTGCCTATGATGTCAATGGCACTCTTCTTGCAAATACGGAGCGGGATGAGCTGATCGGGGAGAGTTTCCTAAATTACCATGATGGTTACGGGGTTGAGACGATTCAGCTGCTGATCAGACGCAGTAGTCAGGGCGGGGGGTATGTGCCCTATTATTATCCGGTGAATGGAGAACTCGGAGAAAATACGGCACTGCTTTGTCTGATATATGTTCAGCCGGTGAATGAAACATGGTTTATCGGAGCAGTGCAGCCGCTTTCTTCGACACCGGTTCCGTACAATATTTCCAAACGCGATGAGGCGCTGGATAATGTGCTGACCGCTTTCACGTACCTGGAGGAGAACGGAAAAGATGCAACCCTTGCTGCGTTTATGGATCCTGAGGATATTTTTCTGAAGCAGGGTATCCGGATGTATGCGGTGGACAGGAACGGGACGATTCTTTCTGACGGGAAGCGGCCGTATAATGTGGGAAAGAACGGATTTTTCTTCATTGACAGGTACGGCGGGTCCCAGAGCCGGATTGGGGAGATGACAGGAATGAACGGCGGCGGGTATATGCTGTCGCTGCATGATGCACCCAATGGAGGTATCCGTGTTGTTCTGGAGTACATCAAACAAGTGGATGATGAGTGGGTTATCGGGACGACGGTTGAGTTGGGGACGGTCGCGGAAACGGTGTGA
- the aspS gene encoding aspartate--tRNA(Asn) ligase: MRIPIKDVTPECERAEVAGWVHEERDLGGLTFLLVRDRTGILQVTIPKKKVSPEVLAAVKEASRESVISCEGVVKATDKAPGGRELVPETLKVISRADTPLPLDVSEKVPAELDTRLDNRYLDLRKPRVNSIFLIRNAALRAVSEFLWDHHFTQVQTPKVVAAATEGGTELFPLAYFDKEAFLNQSPQLYKQMLMSAGFDRVYEIGPIFRAEEHNTVRHLNEATSIDIEMSFADEKDAMKVLEEVVSYAYGKVADTCSNELAVLGLNDFEVPTAPFPKITYQEAIEIASKKGEALTFGDDLTTAAEKIVGEEMGTMYFVTEWPSSTRPFYTMAFEDRPEVCRAFDMMHPRMELSSGAQRCHVHSKLVEQIKGKGLNPDAFEFYLNPFRYGMPPHAGWGLGAERLVMTMLDLQNIREGVLFPRDRHRVSP; this comes from the coding sequence ATGCGCATTCCAATAAAAGACGTCACCCCCGAATGTGAACGTGCAGAAGTTGCCGGATGGGTTCACGAAGAACGTGACCTCGGCGGCCTCACGTTCCTTCTCGTTCGCGACAGAACAGGAATTCTTCAGGTGACCATCCCGAAGAAAAAGGTCAGCCCCGAAGTGCTCGCCGCAGTCAAAGAAGCAAGCCGCGAATCCGTCATCTCCTGCGAAGGAGTTGTCAAGGCAACCGACAAAGCACCCGGAGGACGTGAACTTGTCCCGGAGACCTTGAAGGTCATCTCCCGTGCAGACACCCCTCTGCCGTTGGATGTCTCGGAAAAAGTTCCGGCAGAACTGGACACCCGCCTTGACAACCGCTACCTTGACCTCAGAAAGCCTCGCGTCAACTCGATTTTTCTGATCAGAAACGCTGCACTTCGTGCAGTCAGCGAGTTCCTCTGGGACCACCACTTCACCCAGGTCCAGACCCCGAAGGTCGTCGCAGCCGCAACCGAAGGAGGGACAGAACTCTTTCCCCTCGCATACTTTGACAAGGAAGCATTCCTCAACCAGAGCCCGCAGCTCTACAAGCAGATGCTCATGAGCGCAGGATTTGACCGTGTGTACGAAATCGGCCCGATCTTCCGCGCAGAAGAGCACAACACCGTCCGCCACTTAAACGAAGCAACCTCAATCGATATCGAGATGTCCTTTGCTGACGAGAAGGATGCGATGAAGGTCCTCGAAGAGGTCGTCTCCTATGCCTACGGAAAAGTTGCCGACACGTGTAGTAACGAACTCGCCGTCCTCGGCTTAAACGACTTCGAGGTGCCAACAGCACCCTTCCCGAAGATCACCTATCAGGAGGCAATTGAGATCGCAAGCAAAAAAGGCGAGGCACTCACCTTCGGCGACGACCTCACCACCGCAGCAGAGAAAATTGTCGGCGAAGAGATGGGAACCATGTACTTCGTCACCGAGTGGCCGTCCTCAACAAGACCGTTCTACACCATGGCCTTCGAAGACCGCCCAGAAGTCTGCCGTGCGTTTGACATGATGCACCCGAGAATGGAACTCTCCTCCGGAGCCCAGCGCTGCCATGTTCACAGCAAACTTGTCGAACAGATCAAAGGAAAGGGCCTCAACCCGGACGCATTCGAGTTCTACCTCAACCCGTTCCGCTACGGTATGCCGCCGCACGCAGGATGGGGACTTGGCGCAGAGCGTCTTGTGATGACCATGCTTGATCTGCAGAACATCCGCGAAGGCGTACTCTTCCCCCGCGACCGGCACAGAGTCAGCCCGTAA